CCAGTAGAGCTGGATGGGCAGGAGCCGCGGGTAAAAATGAAACAAGCCATAGTCAGGATTATAGAGTTTATTATATGTAAGATATATCTTCATATAGAAAGCCTCTAAACACAAAAGACaaaggagctttaaaaaaaaaaaggttaattttcatgttttaaaaactcattagATACCAAATTCAAGATAAAGATTATAGTTACTTTgcaaaatgttattctttttgaattaAAACTAATATTGacttaaatgaattttaaaatgcactTACTTACtgatgattaaaaatatatttaagcagAGTAGTATTTTAAGCCAACAGAGCAAAGAAAAttcttgtttaatatatatatttttttaaattccagtaataattttcttaaattcctgttaaaaatataatcaatattaaaGTCAGCAAAATGCTTTATTTGACTGACACCTGGATTATTTTACCACTTAACCTGGTTAcacagtgatttcttttttttctgtcagatGTAACTGACAACCATTTTAGTCTTTAAGATAAATGAagcggctctggccagttggctcagcggtagagcgtcggcctggcgtgcgggggacccgggttcgattcccggccagggcacataggagacgcgcccatttgcttctccaccccccgccccctccttcctctctgtctctctcttcccctcctgcagccaaggccccattggagcaaagatggcccgggcgctggggatggctccttggcctctgccccaggcgctagagtggctctggtctcggcagagcaacgccccggaggggcagagcatcaccccctggtgggcagagcatcgcccctggtgggcgtgccgggtggatcccggtcgggcgcatgtgggagtctgtctgactgtctctccccgtttccaagcttcagaaaaatacaaacaaacaaacaaaaaaagataaatgaagcgGTAACTCACATTGTAGCATCTTGTGGAACAACCTATTCAAACTACATTTAAAATGCTCGTTTAAAATGACACCCTCTACAATTTCCCACAAGACCTTGTTTCTGTAAAACTACAGGTTGGCTATGGCAATAGTAACTAAACTACACCCAACCCTGAAGGTAGAGAAATCCCTGAAAAGAAATACACAGTCTAGGTATAATATGCAATATAAaggttattttttgtatttaaaggaaaaaagaaaaaattcttccaTCCGGGAGAAATCCAAGCTCCCTTGATTCCTTGCCGTAGCTCCCTTCCTCGGCAGTTGACACACTGAGCAAGTCAGTTCACATCAATATGATCACGGCTTAGGGTTAAATGTGATTTGACACACACCTATAGATAGCAGCCCTCGTTTGGATGTTGGTTATGACAATAGTTGCAGTTCCATTACAGAATACTTGCTGATTACATTTGGTACAAAGCATAAACACTCGGGACAGACTGGCACGATACATGCAGTTCAAGGACTCTCTTATCTCAAGCTAGTCTTCACTGAATAAGCCGTATTTCCAGTCCCACTTTCaaatctctcctctctccttgtgTTATGAATGACATTTAGAATGCTTCTCAAAAGATCTTCAgaatcaaaaaattataaatgatgtTTACAATGCTTCTCAAAAGATCTTCAGAATCAAAAAAGTAATCATAAATGACGTTTACAATGCTTCTCAAAAGATCTTCAGAATCAAAAAAGTAATCATAAATGACGTTTACAATGCTTCTCAAAAGATCTTCAGAATCAAAAAAGTAATCATAAATGACGTTTACAATGTTTCTCAAAAGATCTTCAgaatcaaaaaattataaatgacgtTTACAATGCTTCTCAAAAGATCTTCAGAATCAAAAAAGTAATCCTAAATGACGTTTACAATGCTTCTCAAAAGATCTACCAGAATCAGAAAAATAATCATAGATGATGTTTACAATGTTTCTCAAAAGATCTTCAGAATCAGAAAAGTAATCAAAAATGACGTTTACAATGCTTCTCAAAAGATCTTCAGAATCAAAAAAGTAATCATAGATGACGTTTACAATGTTTCTCAAAAGATCTCCCAGAATCAGAAAAGTAATTATAAATGACGTTTACAATGCTTCTCAAAAGATCTACCAGAATCAGACAATTATAAATGACGTTTACAATGCTTCTCAAAAGATCTACCAGAATCAGAAAAGTAATCATAAATGACGTTTACAATGCTTCTCAAAAGATCTACCAGAATCAGACAATTATAAATGACGTTTACAATGCTTCTCAAAAGATCTACCAGAATCAGAAAAGTAATAAGTGACGTTTACAATGCTTCTCAAAAGATCTTCAGAATCAGAAAAGTAATCAAAAATGACGTTTACAATGCTTCTCAAAAGATCTTCAGAATCAAAAAAGTAATCATAGATGACGTTTACAATGTTTCTCAAAAGATCTCCCAGAATCAGAAAAGTAATTATAAATGACGTTTACAATGCTTCTCAAAAGATCTACCAGAATCAGACAATTATAAATGACGTTTACAATGCTTCTCAAAAGATCTACCAGAATCAGAAAAGTAATCATAAATGACGTTTACAATGCTTCTCAAAAGATCTCCGAGAATCAGGAAAGTAATCCTAAATGACGTTTACAATGCTTCTCAAAAGATCTTCCAAAGTCAGAAAAGTAATCCTAAATGACGTTTACAATGCTTCTCAAAAGATCTTCCAAAGTCAGAAAAGTAATCCTAAATGACGTTTACAATGCTTCTCAAAAGATCTCCGAGAATCAGAAAAGTAATCATAAATGACGTTTACAATGCTTCTCAAAAGATCTACCAGAATCAAAAAAGTAATCATAAATGACGTTTACAATGCTTCTCAAAAGATCTCCGAGAATCAGGAAAGTAATCCTAAATGACGTTTACAATGCTTCTTAAAAGATCTACCGGAATCAAAAAAGTAATCATAAATGACGTTTACAATGCTTCTCAAAAGATCTTCAGAATCAAAAAAGTAATCATAAATGACGTTTACAATGCTTCTCAAAAGATCTCCGAGAATCAGGAAAGTAATCCTAAATGACGTTTACAATGCTTCTCAAAAGATCTCCCAGAATCAGAAAAGTAGTCATAAATGACGTTTACAACGCTTCTCAAAAGATCTCCGAGAATCAGAATATTATGACGTTTACAATGCTTCTCAAAAGATCTCCGAGAATCAGGAAAGTAATCCTAAATGACGTTTACAATGCTTCTCAAAAGATCTTCCAAAGTCAGAAAAGTAATCATAAATGACGTTTACAATGCTTCTCAAAAGATCTCCCAGAATCAGAAAAGTAATCATAAATGACGTTTACAATGCTTCTCGAAAGATCTCTCAGAATCAGAAAAGTAATCATAAATGACGTTTACAATGCTTCTCAAAAGATCTACCAGAATCAGGAAAGTAATTATAAATGACATTTAGAATGCTTCTCAAAAGATCTTCCagaatcagaaaattataaatgacATTTACAGTGCTTCTCAAAAGATCTCCCAGAATCAGGAAAGTAAATATAAATGATGTTTAGAATGCTACTTAAAAGATCTTCCAGAATCAGAAAAGTAATTATAAATGACATTTAGAATGCTTCTCAAAAAGATCTTCCagaatcagaaaattataaatgacATTTAGAATGCTTCTCAAAACATCTTCCAGAATCAGGAAAGTAATTATCAATGACATTTAGAATGCTTCCGAAAACATCTTCCAGAATCAGGAAAGTAATTTTGAATGATGTTTATACTGCTTCTCAAAGCACCTTCCAGAGTGAGAAACATAATTATGAATGATGTTTAGGATGCTTCTCAAAACATCTTCCAGAATCAGGAAAGTAATTATGAATGATGTTTAGACTGCTTCTCAAAGCACCTTCCAGAGTGAGAAATGTTATTATGAATGATGTTTAGGATGCTTCTCAAAACATCTTCCAGAGTGAGAAATATAATTATGAATGACGTGTAGACTGCTTCTCAAAGCACCTTCCAGAGTGAGAAATGTTATTATGAATGATGTTTAGGATGCTTCTCAAAACATCTTCCAGAATCAGGAAAGTAATTATGAATGACGTTTAGACTGCTTCTCAAAGCACCTTCCAGAGTGAGAAATGTAATTATGAATGACGTTTAGACTGCTTCTCAAAGCACCTTCCAGAGTGAGAAATGTAATTATGAATGACGTGTAGACTGCTTCTCAAAGCACCTTCCAGAGTGAGAAATGTAATTATGAATGACGTGTAGACTGCTTCTCAAAGCACCTTCCAGAGTGAGAAATGTAATTATGAATGACGTGTAGACTGCTTTTCAAAGCACCTTCCAGAGTGAGAAAGGCAGTCATCTGAATGCATGATGGAAATGCGGCAGGATGGCAGAACCAGTGCCCGCCGGAAAAACATGGGTgagagggggcaggggcagcTGGCCCAGGCTCATGGTGGTCATGGTGGTCATGGCGGTCATGGCCAGAGTGGGGTCTTGCTGCTGCGGCCCCAGGCAGTTCAGCCTGTGGGGCAGAGGCTCCCCAGGCGCCAGGGCCAGGGCCCCGTTGCCAAAGGCATTTTGAGGAGCCGGAGGGGGCAGCTGCCAGAAGCCCAGCAGGGGGGCAATATCCAGCGAGGCTGGAATTGCCAGGCTCACCGCCTCTGGGGCCAGCTCCTTGGGCAGGCTGACTTTAGGAGCGCCTCCCTTAGCCAGGTCAAAGCCTGGGCTGAGCCTGTGAGGGGACGGAGGCTCTTGCAGAGGCAAATCCTCCAGCAAATTGATGTTGCAAAACCCTTTGGTATCTGCTTTGAGAGACAGGTTTGCAAGTGGGGCGTATGAGGTAGCACCGGGGTACTTGTGATTCTgcagggggggcgggggggagttGGGAGGGGCCATGGCGTGCATGGGCACCAGAGGCTCTGGCAGCGGTGGCATGGGCTGGCAGGGCTGCTCAGGGGGGCTGTGGGGGAGGCCGTGTATCTCAGCCTGCAAGGTACCCACAAGCCCATTCTGTGCAGGGgcccccagagggaagggagccaGGGCGGCTGCCTTCAGCTGGAACTGGGCAGGGATGGGCTGAAAGGCGTTGAGAAACTCTCCAGCCTGCAGGCTCTCTTTCATCAGCTCCTGCGAGTGTGTCTTCTTGGTATGGCGGGTGAGGTGGTCTTTGCGCCCAAATCTCTGGGCACAGAACTGACACAGGAAGTCCTTGCAACCTGTGTGGACCACCAGGTGGCGCCGCACATCTTTGCGGGTGTAGAAGCATCTCTCGCAGTGGTCGCACTGGTGCTTCTTCTCCTTGGCGCCATGGGGCTTCTCCTCGGCATGGGTTTTGAGGTGCTGCAGCAGCACCTCTGTGCTCCCGAGCTCCAGGCCGCAGACCCCACAGGTGAGGTCGCCACTGCTGGCCGCATGGAGCGCCATGTGCCGCTTGTAGCCCAGCAAGGTGTGGTACTTCTTCCCACACTCCTCACACACAAAGGCCATTTTGTTGGGGTCGTGGGTTTGGAGGTGGTTCTTCAGGTGGTCCTTCCGGTTGAAGGTCTTCTGACAGTGAGCACACTGGTGAGTTTTCTGTGGTGAGTGGGTCGCCATGTGTCTAGGAGCAGAAGGGAAAATTTCACAATTGACTCTGGTTTTTAAGAAAGCCGAAGAAGAGtatagaaagaatattaaaatattaatggtcaTTTTCCCTAGGGGTTTGTATAAGGgatcattttctgttttaaaatacatacttttCTATATTTCCCAGACTCCACAtacataaaacataataaaaaaaaaaacaggtgctaCTAAAAACATAACACAatgtcccccccctccccccgtaaagAACATGGTTTGAGTACACATCTCCTCATGCATACAAAGTGATGACAAACATatagaagtattttaaaatatatgatcataaaaaatatttttcaggaagGAGTTAAATGGGTGCTGTATACTCTGAAAATTCCTGAATTTTCAAAACTGACTCAACTTGCCCTATACCAGAAATCCcatgaccccacccccaccccgccttaGGTTACTGTTTCTAATACAATTCCTGCTTGGTCTTTATTGATGGAGACAAGAGTTCAGGCCATAGACATAACACTCAGAAGTCTATCGTTAACCTCAGAGCATCTACTTGGACCCAGAACGCCAACACTACCACCTGGATGCTCTGAGCCCCGTGCCTCCCGTGAGTTCTTTAGACTTGCATCTCGGTTCCCTCCGTTTCATACATTCCTATCAGCTGTCATTCCAGATATGTGCTCTCCATTTCCCCCCCAATCCCTGTTAGAGCCGTTTAACTCACTTCCTGAAGGTCACTGGTACCTTCGTAGGTACCATTCAAAAGGACCTTTTCTAGAAGGACTAAGCTCTCCTTCCAGAGCAGCTGTTTCCGTGACCGAGCTTCGGGGACAAGCCAGTCATCCTAGTCAATGAGAAATTTCAAAATCGCTATTTTATACTTGTTATCTGTAAAGCACAGATTAGTTTTGGAAAACCACCACAATTCCATTTTTATCACAGTTCCACAAAATTCCTAAAGTCCAGACTCTTGGTTTTAAAAACTAAGTGATATAAGGGGGACCCTGAGTTTATcatctttaaaactttaaaaaggttCATGTTAATAACTGTGTCATACAAAACACCAAGTCCTATATGTTAGTATTTCTTACAAAATAGCACCCTTGAACAACTTGCAGCTTGCAAATCCAACCTAGGTTGCTTCACGTCGCCTTTGACAGTTAACTCTTCTAGCTGTACTGTCTGTCCACTTCAGTGCAGCTGCCTTTGTACAAAAGAATGTCTAACAACCCCCTCTGCAAAAAcacagaatttctttaaaaaaatgtttaagtcaaTGTATACCCAACCTTTGACCTTATACTGTCCATTCCTGATCCTTTTCTAGAAGCAGAATTAGTAAGGGGTGGACAGGAGCAGCTGTTTAGAAAACAGTGGAGGGGACTGGCAGCCAGTTCAGAAACTCAGAGCCGGTCTGAGCCTGTCATTTctcaaatataaaaaagcaaagcctcacgttttcttcctctttcccttaaaacaaacaaacaaaagtaggCAGTTGCCCTGTGCAGGCaatagaaagaaaagtaagtctcctccccccccaccccccacccccccaccagaGTTCAGCAAGCAGAGGGAtaggacggacggacggacgacAGAGACAGGAATAAACAATGCTGAGGCGTGGAGCTGACACAACAGCCATCTGCGGGATCGGAAGCCATGCTGATGTCTGCAAATCCCTGCGGTATTTAAAACCATTCACAAGCTGCAGAAAGCACTTCTGTGGAGTCTGTTGCCTCCAATAAATAACCACATTTTATACAAGGTATCCCCAGGTATATCAGCAGTAACAGACGGAGAGAAGAGTGGTTTACAGACTTGGCAGTTCAAGAATTTTCTATTGGGCCCAATACTAATGAATCGGGCCCCCGAGCTCTGTCCTGGATCTTCTATTCTTGCTCTCTCCGCTTTTTTTCTCTGTGGAGGATTCTGTCCACTGAGATTTCATTGACCACCGAGGGGCAGATCAGTGCCCCGGTGACTACTCTGGACCTGGGGTCCCGCACCCTCTCCTGCCCTGCTGCTGTACCCCCTATGAGAGTGGCGCATGCTGACCATGGGGCCCGGAGCCCTCACACCACTTTTCCCAGGTCACCAGCTCCCATCCCTCTGGATTCCTTGActcagtccccccccccacccgccgcCTGgtaccctctcttccccttttcatgTGTCCCTTACATACTCATGCAACAGTCCCAGCCCAGAATATAATCCTCTTACAGCTGAAATGACTCTGACCACTTCTGTCCTTCTCTCACCCTGTCTTCTTACCTCACAACCCACAGACCACACTCAGTCCTACAGTCAGCACCAAACACTGCCACTGGCAGTGTCACCTGGATCCTGTCAACGACCTTGGACTTCTCCAGGGCAGGGCTACCTTACACTGGCCTTCTGACCGGGGACTGCCATCCCAATCACCCTTCCCTTGCTGTCTCCATCGAACTGCTGTATGGGGACTCGTCTTCTCCTCACTAGTTCAGTCCGtcagttcttttttctctcaaCCTCTGCTTATAAAATGGAGCGTATGTTGCAACTGAGGGAAATGGGATGGAGTGCtgccctagttttttttttttttttttaaaaagcaaagcctAGAGCATCCTGCCATCTCACCACACTTCCTTACTCCTGTCCGAGGTCGCGGCTTCGGGCCGGAGAGGCAGGACCTGCGGGTGGCGGGCCGGTGGCTCTTGCACAGAGGACACTGCTTCCCCTTTTCCCCCTCACTTCACACTCTTAACGAGTTGCGTCCCTTGTTCAGAACCACCACCTCTTAAATATTGCTTAAGACTTCCCCAGGGTGGTTCAGCATGGTAATCCCACCTAATTCCTGTCATTCCAGTAATCCGCTAGCTCCATGTCTCTCCCCAGCCTTTATCTCCTATCCATGTCCTGGTCCTCATCCCCCGTGACAACACCCGCGCAGTGGCTTAGTCCAGCGCGCCCGCTGAACGTGACCGAGCGGCCATCTCAACTGCGCACGAGGAAGCCTGTTGCAAAACGGGAACCCTCTGCCACAAAACAggtgcacacagtaggcactccgTACTCACATGTATGACCATGGGGGAGCAGCCTAGGTACAGAACACAcgatggaatttttaaaaacctaagcaTTGATAACCACATTTAAAAACTCAGCTGGTTATGTTATCTCTTACGGCAGTATTCTTAAGGGCCAGGAACACAATGaaatcttttcttaaaaagtgTTCTGCTTCAGTCACACGCCAGGATTTAATAGTGATGTGGTCCATGTTTATGCGGCTCAGATGTAAATCCTCTCTTGCTGAATTCTGACTACCACCTACGCACTGAAATGTCAGCAGTCTGAAAGTGGGAGCTCTGAAGTTCATTTCATGAAGACTAAAGGGAAATGATGCATGTCCCTTAACCAGGAAGCAGAAGAAGTGTTCGCTGGTGGGGTTCTGCGTGTGTCGCTCGGAGGGAACCGTGTACTCAGTACACACAGCATGCACTGTGAATCAGACACTGTGCAACTTAAATCGATTCTGTGTGTATTTTGCTATTTCTATGATACAAGAATCCTCTGGAGGCAGAAGCTGCATCTCATATATCCAATTTCCCTCGTGGAAGTTCCTAATAGGCACCCCATAAAAAATTTAGACtgaatatactattttttttaaagcatctgcTAAAATGGCAGTTTTTATCCTATGCCTTTGAAAATCTGATGAAGTACATATAACATCGGCAGACCCCACAGACTTCCACTTGTCAGGCTGGCTTTCAGACCCATGTTGAGAAACGGCTCCACAATgtttccccctctccatcctcactGTCAGGACCTGGGCCAGCCCTCCGTACTTCCGACCCGGACTGTTACAGATTTCAAATCAGTCTACccgcctctcctctcttctccaaaatGACTACCACAGCCATCACTCTAACATCCTAACAAAATCATGTTCTTCACTACTTAGACTCATTAGAATAAAACACATCTCCTATGGCAGTGGCCAAGGCCCAACGGGTGCTGCCTCCTTCCAGCCCACTCTGCAAGCCCCACCGCGTGCCTCCTGCAACACCGCCCTTCTGTGCCCGTGCGCCTCGAGGCCACGGCCGAGCGCTTTCCCGGGACCTCCTTGCTGTCCACCTCCTATTCCTTCTTATGTCACAGCTGCAGACTGTCCCTTTCTGAGAAGCCTTCCCAGGCCTCGGCACGCAGGGGAGAACTATGTTCTCCGCCTGCATAGATCTGTCAGAGCACTCCGACTGCCTCCTCCTGGCGTCTGCACGAccacctcctccccagccacGGCCCTCGCACCTTCCTGTCCTCAGACCTGGCGTGTTGTGAGAGCACGAGACATGTCTGCTGAAAGAACGAACTGGACGTGGCACAGAGGAGCAGTCATCACTGGACAGACAGTTTCAAAGGCGGACACGTACCCACGCTCTGCGTACCTTCCCTACTTCACCGTTTGGTCTGAGGGCTAGCAAAGCCATTTCGAGGCATATGTAAAAGCACATACCTTTTCTAAGGCCTCTCACCTCATTAATTTATATCTGGAGATGAAGGCTTTGCCACACTCTGGCTGCAAGCACTGGTAAGGTCGCTCCCTGGAGTGGGAATAACTGTGGATAGTGAACTTCTCCAGGGTGAGGAACATCTTGCCACATAACTGACAGGGATAGGTGGCCATGGGCTTTGCTTCTCACACCTTCCTTTTAAGATGCGCTGACCAACTGCTGTGTCATTTACGCACAAACGGAAGGATGGTGCTGACTGAACTCCAGCCCGGGGGGACAGGCAGCGAGCGTCCTGGGCCTGGTTCTACTCAGACACGGGCCTCTCAGGGATCACTAGCTCTGCTTCCCGCCGTCCCAAATCCTAGTTTATGTGCAGGCTGAGGCTGGGAGCAGAAAGTGTGAGGCACAGGAGAGATCCCAGTAGAAGGGTAATCTGCAGCACTAGAGCCAGGGCTAGTCCTGGGTCACCAGACTGTCTGTGGAGAGAAGAGAAACCGTTTTCTTGCATTAGCTATTGGAAAAACAATGCTTTTCCTCCCCCACCAGTTCAGAATCAACTACCCGGAATCTACGTGTTCCTTTAACGGGCTCTAAGGCGGCACAGCTCTCTATCCTCCCTGTGGGCTTGAAGAGGTCCTTCTGCACAGAAGTCCACTTGTGCTGCCTCTTCTGAGGAGCGAGGCGCGGAGCACACACTGTTCTGACAGATGAAGCCCACTCGCTCTCCTTTGCTCTCCTTTGTGGTGGGAATGGCTATTTCCATAGACTTGGTATTATCTACTTCAAACCACCGGCTCAGGTCagtgtgagcaaggctcagctgactaattgaaaaacaaattggGAGCTGGAGTGTCGTACAAGTACGGAAACAGAAATCATCCCTGCTGCTTCAAACCACGGCCCGTCCCTCTTCACTCCGTCAGCGTAATGTACGCTGTTCATCACACCTGTTTAAACTTCCAAGAGAGGGGACGAAATCATTTGTATACATCTAACTTCATTTGCTTGTGAGGTGACCGTGCCGAAGAACGCAACTCGAGGATGTAAACCCAATGTGAATCAAGCTGGTCTAATTCACTGACGTGCCTCTGGAGGGGAGACAAGATATCCCCAGGGAAACAGAGCTGACGGTTTGGGGGCAGCTCGGGCTGCACAGAGTGTCCCGGCACCATCCCCTAGTAAACTGTTTTCactcatctcttccccttttgtGCATGGGGGCACTTCCTCATTCCCCAGCCCCACACGGAGGGCCAGGACACCTGTTGGTCGGCCATTCTAGAAGGTGAGCCTGCTGAGTCTTTAACCTCAACTGTCTCAAACCCAAATTATTAGCACCCTTTCAATCCAAGCAAAGTCACCAAAAACTAGGCGCTTCTTTTTCTACCGCCTGACCATGGTCCGAGGAGCCCCACGAGTCTCAGGCAGCATCATGGACAACACAGCACAGCGCTGGTTACCTCCAGTCCAGTGCGATTCTAGAGAGAGGAGTTCTCAGGCGGGTGGGGGGTAACCTCTCAAGTGCCAATTAGAGC
The sequence above is a segment of the Saccopteryx bilineata isolate mSacBil1 chromosome 12, mSacBil1_pri_phased_curated, whole genome shotgun sequence genome. Coding sequences within it:
- the PLAGL1 gene encoding zinc finger protein PLAGL1 isoform X1 encodes the protein MATYPCQLCGKMFLTLEKFTIHSYSHSRERPYQCLQPECGKAFISRYKLMRHMATHSPQKTHQCAHCQKTFNRKDHLKNHLQTHDPNKMAFVCEECGKKYHTLLGYKRHMALHAASSGDLTCGVCGLELGSTEVLLQHLKTHAEEKPHGAKEKKHQCDHCERCFYTRKDVRRHLVVHTGCKDFLCQFCAQRFGRKDHLTRHTKKTHSQELMKESLQAGEFLNAFQPIPAQFQLKAAALAPFPLGAPAQNGLVGTLQAEIHGLPHSPPEQPCQPMPPLPEPLVPMHAMAPPNSPPPPLQNHKYPGATSYAPLANLSLKADTKGFCNINLLEDLPLQEPPSPHRLSPGFDLAKGGAPKVSLPKELAPEAVSLAIPASLDIAPLLGFWQLPPPAPQNAFGNGALALAPGEPLPHRLNCLGPQQQDPTLAMTAMTTMTTMSLGQLPLPPLTHVFPAGTGSAILPHFHHAFR
- the PLAGL1 gene encoding zinc finger protein PLAGL1 isoform X2, which encodes MATHSPQKTHQCAHCQKTFNRKDHLKNHLQTHDPNKMAFVCEECGKKYHTLLGYKRHMALHAASSGDLTCGVCGLELGSTEVLLQHLKTHAEEKPHGAKEKKHQCDHCERCFYTRKDVRRHLVVHTGCKDFLCQFCAQRFGRKDHLTRHTKKTHSQELMKESLQAGEFLNAFQPIPAQFQLKAAALAPFPLGAPAQNGLVGTLQAEIHGLPHSPPEQPCQPMPPLPEPLVPMHAMAPPNSPPPPLQNHKYPGATSYAPLANLSLKADTKGFCNINLLEDLPLQEPPSPHRLSPGFDLAKGGAPKVSLPKELAPEAVSLAIPASLDIAPLLGFWQLPPPAPQNAFGNGALALAPGEPLPHRLNCLGPQQQDPTLAMTAMTTMTTMSLGQLPLPPLTHVFPAGTGSAILPHFHHAFR